From a single Brassica oleracea var. oleracea cultivar TO1000 chromosome C5, BOL, whole genome shotgun sequence genomic region:
- the LOC106344449 gene encoding uncharacterized protein LOC106344449, producing the protein MYQSKKTAAAMRWHAEHQAKDGEMCHPSDAAEWKNFQGIHPQFAEEPRNVYLGLCTDGFNPFGMSHNHSLWPVILTPYNLPPGMCMKTEYLFLTILNSGPKHPRASLDIFLKPLIAELKELWLTGVEAYDVSLNQNFNLKAVLLWTISDFPAYGMLSGWTTHGKLACPICIEDTKAFYLPNGRKSCWFDCHRRFLPCNHPLRKNKKDFLKGKHALNEFPPDSLTGKQVYSEQLKGVEPPKKSSCGGNGHEKKKFGYGKYHNWHKESIFWELPYWRDLILRHNLDVMHIEKNFFDNIMNTLMNVKGKSKDTIQSRLDISEICDRSHLHVDDDGQAPFPPYTLDEAGKKSLLECVKCEVKFPDGYASDLANCVDIENNKFSGMKSHDCHGGGTMAKRVEGMLQGRLKQSAPVVPAAREQPVEQHPAELGWSTASEASTVASVATEQ; encoded by the exons ATGTATCAGAGCAAGAAGACTGCAGCGGCAATGAGGTGGCATGCTGAACACCAAGCAAAAGACGGAGAAATGTGTCATCCATCTGATGCGGCCGAGTGGAAAAACTTCCAAGGAATACATCCCCAGTTTGCCGAAGAACCGCGTAACGTTTATCTTGGATTATGTACAGATGGATTCAATCCATTTGGGATGTCTCATAATCATTCGCTGTGGCCTGTGATCTTGACTCCGTACAATCTGCCCCCGGGTATGTGCATGAAAACGGAGTACTTGTTTCTTACAATTCTAAATTCTGGGCCAAAGCATCCGCGAGCTAGTCTTGATATCTTCCTCAAACCTCTGATTGCGGAGCTAAAAGAATTGTGGTTAACTGGAGTTGAAGCATACGATGTGTCCTTGAATCAAAATTTTAACCTAAAAGCCGTGCTTTTGTGGACGATAAGCGACTTTCCGGCGTACGGCATGCTTTCCGGATGGACGACCCATGGTAAATTGGCATGTCCAATTTGCATTGAAGATACAAAGGCTTTTTATCTGCCTAATGGAAGGAAGTCGTGTTGGTTTGATTGTCACAGAAGATTTCTTCCTTGTAATCATCCACTAAGGAAGAATAAAAAGGATTTCTTGAAGGGAAAACACGCCTTAAATGAATTTCCACCTGATTCTTTAACTGGTAAGCAAGTTTATTCTGAACAGTTAAAAGGTGTTGAACCACCAAAAAAGTCTTCTTGCGGTGGAAACGGTCATGAAAAGAAGAAGTTTGGATATGGAAAGTACCATAATTGGCACAAGGAAAGCATATTTTGGGAGTTGCCATACTGGAGGGATCTAATCCTTCGACATAATCTTGATGTGATGCATATTGAGAAGAATTTCTTTGACAACATAATGAATACTCTTATGAATGTGAAGGGTAAATCGAAAGACACAATCCAGTCACGATTGGATATATCAGAGATTTGTGATCGGTCACACTTACATGTTGATGATGATGGTCAAGCTCCATTTCCTCCCTACACATTAGACGAAGCCGGGAAAAAAAGTTTATTGGAATGTGTGAAATGTGAAGTTAAATTCCCCGACGGTTATGCTTCAGACTTAGCTAATTGTGTTGATATAGAGAACAACAAGTTCTCTGGCATGAAGAGTCATGACTGTCAT GGTGGAGGAACTATGGCAAAACGAGTAGAAGGGATGTTGCAAGGAAGGTTGAAGCAGTCTGCGCCTGTTGTTCCTGCTGCGCGAGAGCAGCCTGTTGAGCAGCATCCTGCTGAGCTTGGATGGTCCACTGCATCTGAAGCATCTACTGTTGCATCTGTTGCAACTGAGCAGTGA
- the LOC106293190 gene encoding isochorismate synthase 2, chloroplastic-like produces MASLHCSSYFLGTNLTKQNSIAIFQSYSPTSFTKLASRVSHQRSLLCSLAMNGCEADHKEPLRTVETRTLSTVTSPAIATEKLITAVSNLKTEPPSFSSGIIRLQVPIDQTIGAIDWLHAQNDALPRSFFSCRRSDAGRQDLLQDLASENVNGSSDHNPVSVAGIGSAAFFRDLSPFSHDHWRCIRRFLSSTSPLIRAYGGFRFDARGKIAVEWEQFGSFYFTVPQVEFVEFGDNSMLAATVAWDEEISWTLENAIEALQETMLQVSSGIKRGKRESLGVSVVSKNHVPSEGAYHPAVTSALEIIKAENSPLSKVVLARSTRIITDTDIDPIAWLARLQREGQDAYQFCLQPPGAPAFIGNTPERLFHRKHLGVCSEALAATRPRGDSAVSDMEIERDLLTSPKDDLEFSIVREKIREQLNAICDRVIVRPPKTVRKLARVQHLYSQLAGQLRREDDEFDILTALHPTPAVCGCPVDEARLLIKQIESFDRGMYAGPVGYFGGGESEFSVGIRSALVEKGLGALIYAGTGIVSGSDSSSEWNELDLKISQFIKSLEHKPALQPIN; encoded by the exons ATGGCATCGCTTCACTGTTCATCTTATTTTCTGGGCACAAATCTTACAAAACAAAACTCCATTGCGATCTTCCAAAGCTACTCTCCAACCTCATTCACCAAGCTTGCCTCTCGTGTCTCTCACCAG AGGTCCCTACTCTGCTCGCTGGCCATGAACGGGTGTGAGGCTGACCATAAAGAGCCACTTCGCACGGTAGAGACAAGAACTCTATCCACGGTTACGTCACCGGCTATTGCGACGGAGAAGCTGATAACCGCCGTCTCTAACCTTAAAACCGAACCGCCTTCGTTCTCATCCGGTATCATCCGATTACAG GTGCCCATTGACCAGACAATCGGTGCAATAGATTGGCTTCATGCGCAAAATGATGCTCTTCCTCGCAGTTTCTTTTCATGTCGTCGCAGCGACGCTGGCCGTCAAGATCTTCTCCAAGACTTGGCGAGCGAGAATGTGAATGGATCATCTGATCATAATCCGGTCAGTGTTGCTGGAATCGGGTCTGCTGCATTTTTCCGTGATCTGAGCCCATTCTCTCATGATCACTGGAGATGTATCCGAAG GTTTCTGTCTTCGACGTCTCCTTTGATTCGTGCGTACGGTGGATTTCGGTTTGATGCTAGAGGAAAGATCGCTGTCGAATGGGAACAGTTTGGCTCCTTTTATTTCACAGTGCCTCAG GTCGAGTTTGTTGAGTTTGGGGACAACTCAATGCTGGCTGCAACTGTTGCTTGGGACGAGGAGATCTCATGGACGCTTGAAAATGCTATTGAAGCACTTCAGGAGACTATGCTTCAG GTTTCTTCTGGAATAAAGAGAGGAAAGAGAGAATCTTTAGGAGTTTCTGTTGTTAGCAAGAACCATGTTCCTAGTGAAGGAGCCTATCACCCTGCTGTAACTAGTGCTCTGGAGATTATAAAGGCCGAAAATTCACCCCTAAGCAAG GTTGTGCTTGCACGCAGCACTAGAATCATTACTGATACCGATATTGATCCTATTGCTTGGTTAGCACGGTTGCAG CGTGAAGGACAAGACGCGTATCAATTCTGTCTTCAGCCACCAGGTGCACCAGCATTCATAGGAAACACG CCTGAGAGACTCTTCCACAGAAAACATCTAGGTGTCTGCAGCGAGGCGTTGGCTGCAACCAGGCCTAGAGGTGATTCAGCAGTTTCGGATATGGAAATAGAGCGTGACTTACTAACGAG TCCTAAAGACGATCTTGAGTTTTCCATTGTGCGAGAGAAAATAAGAGAACAACTAAAT GCTATATGTGACAGAGTAATTGTGAGGCCCCCCAAAACAGTGAGAAAGCTTGCAAGAGTACAACACCTATATTCTCAGTTGGCAGGGCAGCTAAGAAGAGAAGATGATGAG TTTGACATCTTAACTGCTTTGCATCCAACGCCAGCTGTTTGCGGATGTCCAGTAGATGAAGCAAGGCTTTTGATTAAGCAAATTG AGTCATTTGATAGAGGAATGTATGCTGGACCTGTTGGATATTTTGGTGGTGGAGAGAGTGAATTTTCTGTAGGCATAAGATCTGCTTTAGTCGAGAAG GGTCTTGGAGCATTGATCTATGCAGGAACCGGAATAGTTTCAGGAAGCGATTCATCCTCGGAGTGGAACGAGCTTGATCTTAAGATCTCTCAG TTCATTAAATCACTTGAACATAAACCAGCTTTGCAGCCGATCAACTAA